GCGCGCGATGCGTACGAGGTCCAGATGTCCTTCGTGCAGATTGCCCATGGTCGGCACGAAGGCGACCCCGGGACTGGAGCCAAGCCGCGCACGGAGCGCCGCAACCGTGGTGA
Above is a genomic segment from Betaproteobacteria bacterium containing:
- a CDS encoding pantoate--beta-alanine ligase, which encodes MEVITTVAALRARLGSSPGVAFVPTMGNLHEGHLDLVRIAR